One genomic region from Roseinatronobacter sp. S2 encodes:
- a CDS encoding NAD(P)-dependent oxidoreductase, with translation MTHSTTTPGIVAGRLNPEDYAQHFDDLYPDFDAHEAMVAADRCYFCHDAPCITACPTEIDIPLFIRQIQAGQPEAAARTIFDQNILGGMCARVCPTETLCEGACVREAAEGKPVEIGRLQRYATETLIAKNSHPYTRAAPTGKRVAVVGAGPAGLACAHRLAMHGHDVTIFERREKPGGLNEYGIAAYKAAHGFAQAEVDWLLQIGGVTLRQGWTLGRDGTLADLQEIHDAVFLGIGLAGVNALGLDGEDIPTARDAVDFIAELRQTDNLATLPIGRHVVVIGGGMTAVDAAVQSRLLGAEHVTMVYRRGRDAMGASDYELNHAANEGVKIITNAMPIAIHANGTLREVEFAYTHAGETGLEPTGETFRLRADQLFKAIGQTLDDAPEGLTRDKRKIGIDGTGRVSRAGVWAGGDCTGGGEDLTVTAVAQGRDAAESIHASLMGNGA, from the coding sequence ATGACACACAGCACCACCACTCCCGGTATCGTCGCCGGCAGGTTGAATCCCGAAGATTATGCGCAGCATTTCGACGACCTTTATCCGGATTTTGACGCGCATGAAGCCATGGTTGCCGCAGACAGGTGCTATTTCTGCCATGACGCGCCGTGCATCACTGCCTGCCCCACGGAAATCGACATTCCGCTGTTCATTCGCCAGATACAGGCGGGCCAGCCGGAAGCGGCGGCGCGCACCATCTTTGACCAGAACATCCTTGGCGGCATGTGCGCGCGGGTATGCCCGACTGAAACGCTGTGCGAAGGGGCTTGCGTGCGCGAAGCGGCCGAAGGCAAGCCTGTCGAGATCGGGCGGTTGCAGCGCTATGCCACGGAAACACTGATTGCGAAAAACTCCCACCCCTACACACGCGCGGCCCCGACCGGCAAACGCGTGGCCGTGGTGGGTGCGGGGCCTGCGGGGCTGGCCTGCGCACACCGGCTGGCGATGCATGGCCATGATGTCACCATTTTTGAACGGCGGGAAAAACCCGGCGGGCTGAATGAATATGGCATCGCGGCCTATAAGGCGGCGCACGGGTTTGCGCAGGCCGAAGTGGACTGGTTGCTGCAAATTGGTGGGGTCACGTTGCGGCAGGGCTGGACGCTGGGCCGCGATGGCACATTGGCCGATTTGCAGGAAATACATGATGCGGTGTTTCTGGGTATCGGCCTTGCCGGTGTGAATGCGCTGGGGCTGGACGGCGAAGATATACCAACTGCCCGCGATGCAGTGGATTTCATTGCCGAGTTGCGCCAGACGGATAATCTGGCCACATTGCCCATAGGCCGCCATGTCGTCGTTATCGGTGGCGGCATGACTGCGGTTGACGCGGCAGTGCAATCGCGCCTGCTGGGGGCAGAGCATGTGACCATGGTGTACCGACGCGGGCGCGACGCGATGGGCGCGTCGGATTATGAGTTGAACCACGCCGCAAATGAAGGCGTGAAAATCATCACCAACGCCATGCCGATTGCAATTCACGCCAATGGCACCCTGCGCGAGGTTGAATTTGCCTATACCCATGCGGGCGAGACGGGGCTGGAGCCCACTGGCGAAACCTTCCGCCTGCGCGCGGACCAGCTGTTCAAGGCCATCGGGCAAACGCTTGACGACGCGCCCGAAGGGCTGACACGCGACAAGCGCAAGATCGGCATTGACGGCACAGGGCGCGTATCGCGCGCGGGTGTCTGGGCGGGTGGCGATTGCACAGGCGGCGGCGAGGATCTGACCGTTACCGCAGTCGCGCAGGGCCGTGACGCGGCCGAAAGCATTCATGCAAGCCTGATGGGCAATGGTGCGTGA
- the preA gene encoding NAD-dependent dihydropyrimidine dehydrogenase subunit PreA yields MANLTTNFIGIKSPNPYWLASAPPTDKAYNVERAFKAGWGGVVWKTLGSEGPPVVNVNGPRYGAIWGADRRLLGLNNIELITDRPLDVNLREIKQVKRDWPDRALVVSLMVPCDEESWKAILKHVEDTEADGVELNFGCPHGMSERGMGAAVGQVPEYIEMVTRWVKQHSRMPCIVKLTPNIADIRKPAEAAKRGGADAVSLINTINSITSVNLDTFSPEPMIDGKGAHGGYCGPAVKPIALNMVAEIARDAATRGLPISGIGGVTTWRDAAEFLTLGAGNVQVCTAAMTYGFGIIKELTAGLSHYMDQKGFTSVDQLVGRAVPNVTDWQYLNLNYVTKAKIDQELCISCGRCYAACEDTSHQAISMSPDRKFEVIDDECVACNLCINVCPVADCITMEQLPKGATDPRTGDKVGDYANWTTHPNNPMAKAAE; encoded by the coding sequence ATGGCAAACCTGACCACGAATTTCATCGGCATTAAATCCCCCAACCCCTACTGGCTGGCCTCTGCCCCGCCGACCGACAAGGCCTATAATGTGGAACGCGCCTTCAAGGCGGGTTGGGGCGGGGTTGTGTGGAAAACCCTGGGGTCCGAAGGGCCGCCCGTCGTCAATGTGAACGGCCCACGCTACGGGGCCATCTGGGGCGCGGACCGCCGCCTTCTGGGCCTGAACAATATCGAATTGATCACCGACCGCCCGCTGGACGTAAACCTGCGCGAAATCAAGCAAGTGAAACGCGACTGGCCCGACCGGGCGCTTGTGGTGTCGCTGATGGTGCCCTGTGATGAGGAATCGTGGAAAGCCATCCTGAAGCATGTCGAAGATACCGAAGCCGACGGGGTAGAGCTGAATTTCGGCTGCCCCCATGGCATGAGTGAACGCGGCATGGGTGCCGCCGTGGGCCAGGTGCCGGAATATATCGAAATGGTCACGCGCTGGGTAAAGCAGCATTCGCGCATGCCCTGCATTGTGAAACTGACGCCCAATATTGCCGATATCCGCAAACCCGCCGAGGCCGCAAAACGTGGCGGCGCAGATGCGGTGTCACTGATCAACACCATCAATTCCATCACATCGGTCAATCTGGACACGTTCAGCCCCGAACCCATGATTGACGGCAAGGGCGCGCATGGCGGCTATTGCGGGCCAGCAGTGAAACCCATTGCGCTGAACATGGTCGCGGAAATCGCACGGGATGCAGCAACACGCGGGTTGCCCATTTCCGGCATTGGCGGCGTGACAACATGGCGTGATGCTGCGGAATTTCTGACCCTTGGCGCAGGCAATGTGCAGGTGTGCACGGCGGCCATGACCTATGGGTTCGGCATCATCAAGGAACTGACAGCGGGCCTGTCGCATTACATGGACCAGAAGGGGTTTACATCTGTCGACCAACTGGTGGGCCGCGCGGTGCCCAATGTGACCGACTGGCAGTATCTGAACCTGAATTATGTCACCAAGGCAAAGATCGATCAGGAACTGTGCATCTCTTGTGGGCGGTGCTATGCGGCGTGCGAAGACACATCGCATCAGGCAATTTCCATGTCACCCGACCGCAAGTTCGAAGTGATCGATGATGAATGCGTGGCGTGCAACCTGTGCATCAATGTCTGCCCCGTTGCCGATTGCATCACCATGGAGCAACTGCCCAAGGGTGCCACCGATCCGCGCACCGGCGATAAGGTGGGCGATTATGCGAACTGGACCACCCATCCGAATAACCCGATGGCAAAAGCGGCTGAGTGA
- a CDS encoding Zn-dependent hydrolase, translating to MTAPAANMKINAERLWDSLMEMAQIGPGVAGGNNRQTVTDEDGEARHLFQHWCTDAGGTMGVDDMGTMFARFDGTDPDALPVYVGSHLDTQPTGGKYDGVLGVLAGLEIIRTMRDLGIKTRRPIVVTNWTNEEGTRFAPAMLASGVFAGVLERDWAYDRVDTQGKRFGDELERIGWKGTEPVGKRKMHSFFELHIEQGPILEAEGKQVGVVTHGQGLRWIECTVTGKGQHTGSTPMYMRRNAGRGLARVTELVHEIALKHQPNAVGAIGQIDVYPNSRNVIPEKVVFTIDFRSHVLDTLNAMVAELNARAPGLCADIGVKFSSELVGFFDPPAFDETLVGRVRDAAERLGYSHMDIISGAGHDACWINRLYPTTMVMCPCVDGLSHNEAEEIFPEWAEAGANVLMHAVLETAEVVG from the coding sequence ATGACCGCACCAGCCGCAAACATGAAAATCAACGCTGAACGCCTTTGGGACAGCCTGATGGAAATGGCGCAGATCGGCCCCGGTGTTGCAGGCGGCAACAACCGCCAGACCGTAACCGATGAAGATGGCGAAGCGCGCCATCTGTTCCAGCACTGGTGCACGGATGCAGGCGGAACCATGGGCGTGGATGACATGGGCACCATGTTCGCGCGCTTTGATGGCACCGACCCCGATGCCCTGCCCGTCTATGTCGGCAGCCATCTGGACACCCAACCCACAGGCGGCAAATATGATGGCGTGCTGGGTGTGCTTGCAGGGCTGGAAATTATCCGCACCATGCGCGATCTGGGCATCAAAACCCGCCGCCCCATCGTTGTGACCAACTGGACCAATGAAGAAGGCACGCGTTTCGCGCCTGCGATGCTGGCATCGGGTGTGTTTGCCGGTGTGCTGGAACGCGACTGGGCTTACGACCGCGTTGACACACAGGGCAAGCGTTTCGGGGATGAGTTGGAACGCATCGGCTGGAAAGGCACCGAGCCTGTGGGCAAGCGCAAGATGCACAGCTTTTTCGAATTGCATATCGAACAAGGCCCGATACTGGAGGCCGAGGGCAAACAGGTCGGCGTTGTCACCCATGGCCAAGGGCTGCGCTGGATCGAATGCACCGTGACCGGCAAGGGCCAGCACACCGGATCAACGCCCATGTATATGCGCCGCAATGCAGGCCGCGGGCTGGCGCGCGTGACCGAACTGGTCCATGAAATAGCACTCAAACACCAGCCCAATGCCGTGGGTGCCATAGGGCAGATTGATGTCTATCCCAATTCGCGCAACGTAATCCCCGAAAAGGTGGTGTTCACTATCGATTTCCGGTCCCATGTGCTGGACACGCTGAACGCGATGGTGGCGGAACTTAACGCCCGCGCACCGGGCCTGTGTGCCGATATCGGCGTGAAATTCTCGTCCGAGCTGGTGGGTTTCTTCGACCCGCCCGCCTTTGATGAAACACTGGTGGGCCGCGTGCGCGATGCCGCCGAACGGCTGGGCTACAGCCATATGGACATCATTTCGGGCGCAGGACATGACGCATGCTGGATCAACCGCCTGTACCCTACCACAATGGTCATGTGCCCCTGCGTAGACGGCCTGTCCCATAATGAAGCCGAAGAAATATTCCCCGAATGGGCCGAAGCGGGCGCAAATGTGCTGATGCATGCGGTTCTGGAAACAGCGGAGGTGGTGGGCTAA
- a CDS encoding ABC transporter substrate-binding protein, whose amino-acid sequence MKKVIVGSVAALGLGLAPAAWALDDVTIQLKWVTQAQFAGYYVALENGFYEEEGLNVTVRAGGPDIAPPQVIAGGGADVIVEWMPAALAARENGLPLVNIAQPFKESGMMLTCLAETGVTGPEDFPGRTLGVWFFGNEYPFLSWMSTLGIPTDGGDEGVEVLRQGFNVDPLLQRQADCISTMTYNEYWQVIDAGISEDELVTFKYEDQGVATLEDGLYVLESNLEDPEFVDKMARFVRASMRGWEWASENVEEAAMIVLEYDDTGAQTEEHQIRMMGEVAKLIEGSDGTLDMDDYARTVETLLGGGSDPVITSEPVGATTTAVTDAAFN is encoded by the coding sequence ATGAAAAAGGTAATCGTTGGGTCAGTCGCGGCCCTCGGTCTGGGGCTTGCGCCTGCGGCGTGGGCGCTGGATGATGTGACCATTCAGCTGAAATGGGTCACGCAGGCGCAGTTTGCGGGCTATTATGTGGCGCTGGAAAACGGCTTTTATGAAGAAGAAGGGCTGAATGTCACTGTGCGCGCAGGCGGGCCGGACATTGCACCGCCGCAGGTTATTGCGGGCGGTGGCGCGGATGTCATCGTCGAATGGATGCCCGCTGCCTTGGCCGCGCGTGAAAATGGCCTGCCGCTGGTCAATATCGCGCAACCCTTCAAGGAATCGGGGATGATGCTGACCTGTCTGGCCGAAACCGGCGTGACCGGACCAGAGGATTTTCCCGGTCGCACCTTGGGCGTTTGGTTCTTTGGCAATGAATACCCGTTCCTGAGCTGGATGAGCACCCTTGGCATTCCCACCGATGGTGGCGATGAAGGCGTCGAAGTGCTGCGTCAGGGTTTCAACGTGGACCCGCTTCTGCAACGTCAGGCCGATTGCATCAGCACCATGACCTATAACGAATACTGGCAGGTCATTGATGCAGGCATCAGCGAAGACGAGTTGGTGACCTTCAAATATGAGGATCAGGGCGTCGCCACACTGGAAGACGGGCTGTATGTGCTGGAGTCGAATCTGGAAGACCCGGAGTTCGTGGACAAGATGGCGCGTTTCGTGCGGGCCTCGATGCGCGGATGGGAATGGGCGTCCGAGAATGTCGAAGAAGCGGCCATGATTGTGCTGGAATATGACGACACCGGCGCGCAAACCGAAGAGCACCAGATCCGCATGATGGGTGAAGTGGCCAAGCTGATCGAAGGGTCCGATGGCACGCTGGACATGGATGATTATGCCCGCACTGTTGAAACCCTGCTGGGTGGCGGGTCCGACCCTGTCATCACGTCCGAACCCGTGGGCGCCACCACCACGGCCGTCACGGACGCAGCGTTCAACTGA
- a CDS encoding MFS transporter: MFLRKNLRWLSAGFVLTFVSAFGQTWFISLFAGAIKAEHGLTDGSWGSLYTLATLSAAALMFWRGSLADTIALSRLAPAITGVFALAALGMALAQNVWVLGVALFLLRFCGQGMFSHMAMTAMGRWFQAQRGKAVSVANLGHPAGEIVVPLLTVLAIAIIGWRLSWAGVALILALGVAPLIWGLLRNDRTPQGHGQVTLATGLAGRQWTRQDAARHWLLPALLPILLTPGFISTVVFFHQVHIAEVKGWTLTAMAPGYSAFATTTVMAALAAGWAADRFGAQRLLTILLLPMGIGVALIGPAQQVAGWYLALGFIGMTQGTASALWGVLLPTAYGTKNLGAIRSLATTIMVISTAIGPGITGILIDRGIDFPTQSLWMGAWCIMLMVGCFVIDRKLTRELNAVPVR, from the coding sequence ATGTTTCTTAGAAAAAACCTGCGCTGGCTTTCGGCCGGATTCGTGCTGACATTCGTCTCCGCCTTCGGGCAAACATGGTTTATCTCGTTGTTTGCGGGCGCCATCAAGGCCGAACACGGGCTGACAGATGGCAGCTGGGGCAGCCTTTATACCCTTGCCACCCTAAGCGCCGCCGCCTTGATGTTCTGGCGCGGGTCACTGGCGGATACGATCGCATTGTCGCGCCTTGCACCCGCCATTACGGGCGTTTTCGCATTGGCGGCCTTGGGCATGGCGCTGGCGCAGAATGTCTGGGTTTTGGGTGTTGCCTTGTTCCTGCTGCGGTTTTGTGGTCAGGGCATGTTCAGCCATATGGCCATGACCGCAATGGGCCGCTGGTTTCAGGCGCAGCGCGGCAAGGCTGTGTCGGTGGCCAATCTGGGCCACCCCGCAGGTGAAATTGTGGTGCCGCTGCTGACTGTTCTGGCCATCGCAATAATTGGCTGGCGGCTGTCATGGGCCGGGGTCGCGCTGATCCTGGCCTTGGGCGTCGCACCGCTGATCTGGGGCTTGCTGCGCAATGACCGCACCCCCCAAGGGCATGGACAGGTGACGCTGGCCACCGGTCTTGCTGGGCGTCAGTGGACCAGACAGGATGCCGCCCGTCACTGGTTGCTGCCCGCCTTGTTGCCCATTTTGCTGACGCCCGGATTTATTTCGACAGTGGTGTTCTTCCATCAGGTCCATATCGCAGAGGTCAAGGGCTGGACCCTGACCGCGATGGCACCGGGGTATTCGGCCTTTGCCACAACGACTGTTATGGCAGCCCTTGCGGCGGGCTGGGCGGCCGACAGGTTTGGCGCGCAGCGCCTGCTGACGATCCTGCTGCTGCCCATGGGCATAGGGGTGGCGCTGATCGGGCCTGCGCAACAGGTGGCGGGCTGGTATCTGGCGCTAGGCTTCATTGGCATGACACAGGGAACGGCAAGTGCGCTATGGGGCGTGCTGCTGCCCACCGCCTATGGCACCAAAAATCTGGGGGCGATCCGGTCGCTGGCAACAACCATCATGGTTATTTCCACGGCCATCGGGCCGGGCATTACCGGCATATTGATTGACCGCGGCATTGATTTCCCCACGCAAAGCCTGTGGATGGGGGCGTGGTGCATTATGCTGATGGTGGGGTGTTTTGTCATTGACCGCAAACTGACACGCGAACTGAACGCGGTTCCAGTGCGTTAG
- a CDS encoding ABC transporter ATP-binding protein produces the protein MISSDPVISARDLSLTFQTGDGPVHALKDVTLDITKGEFVSFIGPSGCGKTTFLRVIADLEQPTSGSITVNGMSADAARRARAYGYVFQAAGLYPWRTIAGNIKLPLEIMGYSAADQKSRVEKVLDLVELSGFARKFPWQLSGGMQQRASIARALAFDADILLMDEPFGALDEIVRDRLNEQLLELWARTEKTIGFVTHSIPEAVYLSTKIVVMSPRPGRITDIIDSPLPRERPLDIRDSPEFIAIAHRVRDGLRAGHLDD, from the coding sequence ATGATCTCATCAGATCCGGTCATTTCCGCGCGCGACCTCAGCCTGACCTTCCAGACAGGGGACGGCCCTGTCCACGCCCTCAAGGATGTCACGCTCGACATCACCAAGGGCGAATTTGTCAGCTTCATCGGCCCGTCAGGCTGCGGCAAGACCACATTCCTGCGTGTCATCGCCGATCTGGAACAGCCCACCTCGGGCAGCATTACCGTCAATGGCATGTCAGCGGACGCCGCGCGCCGTGCGCGTGCCTATGGCTATGTGTTTCAGGCAGCGGGACTCTATCCATGGCGCACAATCGCGGGCAATATCAAACTGCCGCTTGAAATCATGGGCTATTCGGCGGCTGATCAGAAATCCCGCGTCGAAAAGGTGCTGGATCTGGTGGAACTGTCGGGCTTTGCGCGCAAATTCCCATGGCAGCTCTCGGGGGGCATGCAGCAACGCGCATCCATCGCGCGCGCACTGGCTTTTGACGCCGACATCCTCTTGATGGACGAACCTTTCGGGGCGTTGGACGAAATCGTGCGCGACCGCCTGAATGAACAACTACTGGAGTTGTGGGCGCGCACCGAAAAGACCATCGGCTTCGTCACCCATTCCATCCCCGAAGCGGTGTATCTGTCCACAAAGATCGTCGTCATGTCGCCCCGCCCGGGGCGCATCACCGACATTATCGACAGCCCGCTGCCGCGCGAACGTCCGCTGGATATCCGCGACAGTCCCGAATTCATCGCCATCGCACACCGTGTGCGCGACGGCTTGCGCGCGGGGCATCTGGATGACTAG
- a CDS encoding TetR family transcriptional regulator C-terminal domain-containing protein — protein sequence MSVPRATPAEKSGSVKTPPRSRIQRRNRQIILDAALEVFSTHGFRGATLDQIAVQAGLSKPNLLYYFDSKDAIHRELLTRLLDTWLDPLRMLDAGGDPQTEIMAYMRRKLQMSRDFPRESRLFANEVLQGAPRVEEFIRNDLRVLVDDKARVVQAWADAGRIAKTDPYHLIFSIWALTQHYADFAAQIGMIRGDGHDPLDGAEAFLEHLYTRLLAP from the coding sequence ATGTCCGTACCCCGTGCTACGCCCGCTGAAAAATCCGGCAGTGTGAAAACGCCGCCGCGCAGTCGCATTCAGCGGCGCAATCGCCAGATCATACTGGATGCCGCGCTGGAGGTGTTTTCGACCCATGGGTTTCGTGGCGCAACGCTTGACCAGATTGCGGTGCAGGCAGGGCTGTCCAAGCCCAACCTGCTGTATTATTTCGACAGCAAGGATGCCATTCACCGCGAATTGCTGACGCGCTTGCTGGACACATGGCTGGACCCACTGCGCATGCTGGATGCCGGCGGCGACCCGCAGACCGAAATCATGGCCTATATGCGCCGCAAGTTGCAAATGTCGCGCGATTTTCCGCGTGAAAGCCGCTTGTTTGCCAATGAAGTCCTGCAAGGTGCGCCGCGTGTCGAGGAATTCATTCGCAATGATCTGCGCGTCCTTGTCGATGACAAGGCGCGTGTGGTGCAGGCATGGGCGGATGCGGGGCGCATTGCGAAAACCGACCCCTACCACCTGATCTTTTCGATCTGGGCGCTGACGCAGCATTACGCGGATTTCGCCGCCCAGATCGGGATGATCCGCGGGGACGGGCATGACCCGTTGGACGGCGCCGAGGCGTTTCTGGAGCATCTTTATACCCGCCTTCTTGCGCCCTGA
- a CDS encoding ABC transporter permease: MRNLGPVLAVTAALIALWYIAVIPMNQQWAQDQARRAGQDLGFAALVADTMSQQRPRLPAPHQVAAELWNSTVVEELTGRRGIVNTGSLSNRSLIYHGWVTLSATLLGFAIGSVLGISLAIGIVHNRAMDASIMPWAIASQTIPILAIAPMIIVVLNAVGITGLVPKAIISTYLSFFPVVVGMVKGLRAPDHMQLDLMKTYYASGPQVLVKLRLPSSMPYLFASLKVAIAAALVGAIVAELPTGAVAGLGARLLSGSYYGQTVQIWSALFAAAILAASMVALISILQRVTLKRMGMAT; this comes from the coding sequence ATGCGTAACCTTGGCCCTGTTCTGGCGGTCACGGCGGCATTGATCGCCCTGTGGTATATTGCCGTCATTCCCATGAACCAGCAATGGGCGCAGGATCAGGCGCGCCGCGCGGGGCAGGATCTTGGCTTTGCTGCCCTTGTTGCCGACACCATGTCGCAACAGCGCCCCCGCCTGCCCGCGCCCCATCAGGTGGCTGCGGAATTGTGGAATTCCACTGTCGTTGAAGAACTGACAGGGCGGCGCGGTATCGTCAACACAGGCAGCCTGTCCAACCGCAGCCTGATCTATCACGGCTGGGTCACATTATCGGCCACGCTGTTGGGGTTTGCCATCGGGTCGGTGTTGGGCATATCGCTGGCCATTGGCATTGTGCATAACCGCGCGATGGATGCCAGCATCATGCCCTGGGCCATTGCCAGCCAGACCATCCCCATTCTGGCCATCGCACCCATGATCATCGTGGTTCTGAACGCGGTGGGTATTACCGGACTGGTCCCCAAGGCGATCATTTCAACCTATCTGTCATTCTTTCCGGTGGTTGTGGGTATGGTCAAAGGGTTGCGCGCGCCTGATCACATGCAGCTTGATCTGATGAAAACCTATTATGCCAGCGGGCCACAAGTGCTTGTGAAACTACGCCTGCCATCTTCCATGCCGTATCTGTTTGCCTCGCTGAAGGTCGCGATTGCCGCAGCCCTTGTCGGCGCAATCGTGGCCGAGTTGCCCACTGGGGCGGTTGCGGGGCTGGGCGCGCGTCTGCTGTCTGGCAGCTATTACGGCCAGACCGTACAGATCTGGTCCGCGCTATTTGCGGCGGCCATTCTGGCGGCCAGCATGGTGGCCCTGATCAGCATCCTTCAACGTGTGACGCTGAAACGCATGGGAATGGCGACATGA
- a CDS encoding ABC transporter permease, with protein sequence MIVAVWLGAWLLVALVAESPRWPGLPGRVQSLLAPLAFGATLLWLWEVTVRTLDVPRVILPAPSLIWDRLIRSTDILWVDFVQTFVKGALSGYAIGVGAALVFALLVDRSDFLRRGLLPVGNFLAALPIIGTAPIMVMWFDFDWPSKAAVVVAMVFFPMLVNTVQGLASTDAMQRDLMRTYSASWTQSLLKLRLPAAMPFIFNGLKIASTLALIGAIVAEFFGSPTRGMGFRISTEVGRLQLDMVWAEIAVAALAGSLFYGILALAERGVTFWHPSQRKR encoded by the coding sequence ATGATTGTGGCGGTGTGGCTGGGGGCGTGGTTACTGGTGGCGCTGGTCGCGGAAAGCCCGCGCTGGCCCGGCTTGCCGGGGCGTGTCCAGTCCCTGCTGGCGCCGCTTGCCTTTGGGGCTACGCTTTTGTGGTTATGGGAAGTGACCGTGCGCACGCTTGATGTGCCGCGCGTTATCCTGCCTGCGCCCTCGTTGATTTGGGACAGGTTGATCCGGTCCACAGATATCCTTTGGGTGGATTTCGTGCAAACCTTCGTCAAGGGCGCGCTGTCTGGCTATGCCATCGGCGTGGGTGCGGCGCTGGTCTTTGCGCTGCTGGTCGACCGCAGCGATTTCCTGCGCCGTGGCCTGCTGCCGGTGGGCAATTTTCTGGCGGCCCTGCCCATCATCGGCACCGCCCCCATCATGGTCATGTGGTTCGACTTTGACTGGCCATCCAAGGCGGCGGTGGTGGTGGCGATGGTATTTTTCCCCATGCTGGTCAATACTGTGCAGGGTCTGGCGTCCACCGATGCCATGCAACGCGACCTGATGCGCACCTATAGTGCCAGCTGGACGCAATCGCTTTTGAAACTGCGGCTTCCGGCAGCGATGCCCTTCATTTTCAACGGGCTCAAAATTGCATCAACGCTTGCCTTGATCGGGGCCATTGTTGCTGAATTTTTCGGCTCTCCCACACGCGGAATGGGCTTTCGCATCTCAACCGAGGTGGGACGGTTGCAACTGGACATGGTCTGGGCAGAAATTGCCGTAGCAGCCCTCGCGGGGTCGCTGTTTTACGGTATTCTTGCGCTTGCAGAACGCGGAGTCACTTTCTGGCACCCGTCACAACGCAAGCGTTAA
- the hydA gene encoding dihydropyrimidinase: MSTVIKNGTIVTHDLTYKADIRIDGGKILEIGPNLSGDTELDATGAYVMPGGIDPHTHLEMPFMGTYSSDDFESGTRAALSGGTTMVIDFALPSPGQGLLDALKMWDNKSGRAHCDYSYHMAVTWWSQQVFDEMPEVVARGITSFKHFLAYKGALMVNDDELFASFQRLRELGAIAMVHAENGDVVAELSARLLAEGNTGPEAHAYSRPTQVEGEATNRAIMIADMAGVPLYVVHTSCEESHEAIRRARQAGKRVWGEPLIQHLTLDESEYFNPDWDHAARRVMSPPFRNKMHQDSLWNGLASGSLSVVATDHCAFSTDQKRYGVGDFTKIPNGTGGLEDRMPMLWTYGVRTGRLTMNEFVAVTSTNVAKIFGMYPRKGAVAVGADADLVVWDPEKSKTITATAQQSAIDYNVFEGHEVTGLPRYVLSRGRVMVNDGRFDGHEGHGQFVERAAGGPVNQALSTWKDLTAPRPVARAGIPATGV; the protein is encoded by the coding sequence ATGAGCACCGTCATCAAGAACGGCACCATTGTCACCCATGACCTGACCTATAAGGCCGATATCCGCATTGACGGTGGCAAAATTCTTGAAATCGGCCCCAACCTGTCGGGCGACACGGAACTGGACGCCACAGGCGCCTATGTCATGCCCGGCGGCATCGACCCGCACACACATCTGGAAATGCCTTTCATGGGCACTTATTCCAGCGATGATTTCGAATCCGGCACCCGCGCGGCCCTGTCGGGCGGCACCACCATGGTGATCGACTTCGCCCTGCCCTCGCCCGGTCAGGGGCTGCTGGACGCGCTGAAGATGTGGGACAACAAATCGGGGCGCGCGCATTGCGACTATTCCTATCACATGGCGGTCACATGGTGGTCGCAACAGGTCTTTGATGAAATGCCTGAAGTGGTCGCGCGCGGCATCACCAGCTTCAAGCATTTCCTCGCCTATAAGGGCGCGCTGATGGTCAATGATGACGAATTGTTCGCATCCTTCCAGCGCCTGCGCGAATTGGGTGCCATTGCCATGGTCCATGCCGAAAACGGCGATGTGGTGGCGGAACTGTCCGCCCGACTGCTGGCCGAGGGCAATACCGGCCCCGAAGCGCATGCCTATTCCCGCCCCACGCAGGTAGAAGGCGAAGCCACTAACCGCGCCATCATGATCGCCGATATGGCGGGCGTGCCCCTTTATGTCGTCCACACATCCTGCGAGGAATCGCACGAAGCGATCCGGCGCGCACGTCAGGCAGGAAAACGTGTCTGGGGCGAGCCGCTGATCCAGCACCTGACGCTGGACGAGTCCGAATATTTCAACCCCGACTGGGACCATGCGGCGCGCCGCGTCATGTCGCCGCCGTTCCGCAACAAAATGCATCAGGACAGCCTGTGGAACGGTCTGGCCAGCGGCAGCCTGTCGGTTGTGGCCACTGACCATTGCGCCTTCAGCACCGACCAGAAACGCTATGGCGTGGGCGATTTCACCAAAATCCCCAACGGCACCGGCGGGCTGGAAGATCGCATGCCCATGCTGTGGACCTATGGCGTGCGCACGGGCCGGCTGACAATGAACGAATTTGTCGCCGTCACCTCGACCAATGTTGCCAAGATTTTCGGGATGTATCCGCGCAAGGGCGCTGTGGCCGTGGGCGCGGACGCCGATCTGGTGGTCTGGGACCCTGAAAAATCGAAAACCATCACGGCGACAGCGCAACAATCCGCCATCGATTACAACGTCTTTGAAGGGCATGAAGTCACCGGCCTGCCCCGCTATGTTCTGTCGCGCGGGCGCGTCATGGTGAATGATGGCCGCTTTGACGGGCACGAAGGGCATGGGCAATTTGTCGAACGCGCCGCGGGCGGGCCGGTCAATCAGGCCCTGTCGACATGGAAAGACCTGACCGCCCCGCGCCCTGTCGCGCGCGCTGGCATTCCGGCAACGGGGGTATGA